The Arthrobacter sp. OAP107 DNA segment GGACGTCATTGCCACTGTGCCGTCCGGTTCCCGTGAGGACGTTGACCGTGCGGTGGCCGCTGCCCGGCGGGCCCTGGACGCAGGGCCGTGGCCCTCCATGTCCCTTGAAGAACGGGTGGCAATCCTGAAGCGGTTCCGCGAACTCCTCCTCGAGCGCAACGAGGAGCTCGCCCAGCTTATTACCGCCGAGATGGGCTGTACCATCACGCAGTCCCGCAACATCCAGGTAGTCAATCCCGTTGGCATCCTGGACGCGTACCTGGAGACAGCGGAGACGTATCCTTTCCGCACGGTGCGCCGCTCTGCCAATGGCCAGGCTCTCGTCACGCGTGCGCCGATCGGGGTCGTGGCGGCTGTGGTGCCGTGGAATGTGCCCGCCTCATTGACGGCGCAGAAGCTCGTTCCGGCGTTGCTGGCCGGCTGCACTGTGGTGCTCAAACCGGCACCAGAGACTCCGCTGGACGCCTACTTTATGGCTCGGCTCCTTTCGGAGGCTGGCGTGCCTCCGGGGGTTGTGAACGTGGTGCCGGCAGGCCGAGAGGTCAGCGAGTACCTGGTGTCGCACCCGGGTGTGAACAAGGTGACCTTTACCGGTTCGAGCGTTGCCGGGCGGCGGATCGCTGAGATCTGCGCCCAGGATCTGCGACGTGTGACTTTGGAGCTGGGCGGCAAGTCGGCCGCCCTCATCCTTGAGGACGCCGACCTTGACTTCGCCGTGTCCGCGCTCCGGGTGGGGTCCTTCCGGAACAACGGTCAGGTCTGCAGCCTGAAGACCCGGCTCCTGGTGCCCTCGAAGCTCGAGGGGGAGTTCCTCGACCGCCTCAACGCGATGATAGAGACGATGCCGATCGGTGACCCTCGGGACGAGGCCACTCAGATCGGCCCCCTCGTGAGCGCCCGTCAGCGTGAGCGGGTTGAGGGCTATATCGCCTCCGGCATCGCCGAAGGCGCCCGGCTCGTGCGAGGCGGCGGGCGGCCTTCCGGCCTGGAGAAGGGCTGGTTCGTCGAGCCGACGGTGTTCACCGGCGTCGACCCCAACGCCACGATCGCCCAGGAGGAGATCTTCGGACCCGTGGTCTCGGTCATCCCCTACCAAACTGAGGACGAAGCGATCGCTATCGCCAACAACTCCAATTACGGCCTCAACGGGGCAGTCTTCACTCGGGATGCAGAGCACGGACTACGTGTGGCAGCCCGGATGGAGACGGGGACGGTGGAGCTGAACGGGAATCCAGCAGGATTTCGCGCGCCGATGGGCGGAGTCAAGCTCAGCGGACTCGGCCGCGAGTTCGGCCCCGAAGGCATCGACGCCTACGTCGAACTGAAGTCCATCGGAATCCCGAAAGAAATCGCCGATTCACTCCAGTAAGCGGCTTGTCCTGTCCCCCGCGTCTGACCATGGGGCCGCGTGGAACCGAAACAGCCGCCCGCCGACCGGGTGAATCACTGACCGTGCTCAATCTGTTATATCAAGGAGAATCCGTTGCAAGGAGTTCTTTTCAAGGGCGACCGCCAACTCGAGTTGCGGGAGTTTCCGGACCCAACACCAGGTCCGGAAGAGGTTGTCATCGAAGTCCGCGCCTCTGGCATGTGCGGTTCTGATCTGCACGAATATCGGAAGCCGCAGGGCCAGACCCCGAAAGCCATCGCAGGCCACGAACCCGCCGGCGTGGTCGTGGCCGTCGGCGATCTGGTGCCAGCATCGTGGATCGGACGCTCTGTAATGATCCAC contains these protein-coding regions:
- a CDS encoding aldehyde dehydrogenase — encoded protein: MTTKLMTTHDSVFIGGDWVAPATADRIEVVSPWSEDVIATVPSGSREDVDRAVAAARRALDAGPWPSMSLEERVAILKRFRELLLERNEELAQLITAEMGCTITQSRNIQVVNPVGILDAYLETAETYPFRTVRRSANGQALVTRAPIGVVAAVVPWNVPASLTAQKLVPALLAGCTVVLKPAPETPLDAYFMARLLSEAGVPPGVVNVVPAGREVSEYLVSHPGVNKVTFTGSSVAGRRIAEICAQDLRRVTLELGGKSAALILEDADLDFAVSALRVGSFRNNGQVCSLKTRLLVPSKLEGEFLDRLNAMIETMPIGDPRDEATQIGPLVSARQRERVEGYIASGIAEGARLVRGGGRPSGLEKGWFVEPTVFTGVDPNATIAQEEIFGPVVSVIPYQTEDEAIAIANNSNYGLNGAVFTRDAEHGLRVAARMETGTVELNGNPAGFRAPMGGVKLSGLGREFGPEGIDAYVELKSIGIPKEIADSLQ